The Accipiter gentilis chromosome Z, bAccGen1.1, whole genome shotgun sequence DNA window TATGTCTACataaaatttcctgtatttcagtttgtgcccattacctTTCATTCTGTCACCGGATACCagtgagaagagtctggctctcaATTACCCTTACCACCTCCAAAATCAGGTATTTATACCCATTGATAAGATACCCCCaagccttttctccaggctatgcagtcccagctccctcagcctctctttgTATCAACCCTTTAATAATTTTCATGATCCATCACGACTCTCCCCAGTACGTCCATGTCTTTTTCGTACTGGGGTGCCCAGGACTGGACATAGGAGTCCAGATGTGGTGTCACCAGTGCTGACTAGAGAGGGGAAATCATCTCCCTCGACCCACTGGCAACGCTCTGCGTAACAGCCTAGGATGCTGGTGGTGGTCCTTCCCTTAGGTGGTGATCTTTCCTGTAAGGTGCATTGCTTTCCAATGTCCAACTTGCTGTTCACCAGGATTCCCAagttcttttctgcaaaactgctttccacCTATCAGTCCCCTGGCTGTACGGATGGAGTTACTCCTTCATAGGTGCAGGACTGTAGAAACTGGACTTTTTGTCCCCTTATTATTCAAAGTTCAGGCCAAGAGAGGACATGAATATTCCAGATCTGGCCCTTGTTTCAACTGCCATCAAGAAGCAATGCTCTCCCAAGGGCTAGCCCTACTCCTACTGATAAAAAGAGGTTAATCTACAATggaaatgggggggaaaaaagaagaaaaaaaaattaaaaaaaagaagaaaaaaagaggtctCTCCAAGGCTTGTACACACTGAAATTCTGAGACTTGACATAAAACTATAAATACTTTTTATGATACACAAATCAGTAACACTAACAGATGACTATGGAGCAATAATCAATATATGAGCTTTAAGCATTTATAGCaaaattaggggaaaaaacccaaaaccaaaatataTGTCTATATTGAAGATAGAAGtgaactacttaaaaaaaaaccaaaataatcatCAGAATAACCAATACGTCTCAACAACTCCTATTACATGCACAGACATTTTCATTTGTGCAGAACTACTTCTCAGAATTACTTACATACCTTTACAGGTTGTTTACACTAAACAAAACTTCAAATATATCTCATATAATATTATCTAAATATAatattatagatttttttaataataataataatagtaataatatagAATGATAAACTCATATAATCATTATATCAGGAGTAGACTAAGTGTATCGACAAGATACAccaatacacctttttttttttaggttcacTAGCTATAAATCAAAGGCATTTATGCTCATGTTGTTATCATTACTCCAAAATCAGAGCAACAATTTTCCACGAGGTAGCATGTTATCACATTAGCAGAAATTGATTGTTTTTGGAGGGACTGGACTTCGCTGTTGAAGTGGAATCTCATgataaaaaaagaggcaaattaGGGTGTTTAACCACCCCAGGGGCATGAACTTACTTTATTACAGAAACTAAATGTATGCAGAGAGTCATCACTAAGGAACTGACACAAAGAAATTTTGTCAATATTCTcttactgaaataataaataggatttaaaaggtggaaaataatataaaattcaaaacacagcctTAATATTTAGAAAACGTTTACCTTATTTCATTCACTTGTCTAATGACCTCTTCTTGAGTTTTCACAAGTGTCTCAATCTCTTGCTGGGAAACCTGGTGGGggtaggaaggaagaaaaagatcaaCATATTTTGGAAAAAGTAAATACATCATGCTGCTCAAATTAGGCTGAGCCATCAATCACggtggtgtgggggttttttttgtttttttttgtgtttgttttttttttttaatttacctgtCCTTGTTGACTTGGAAAACCAGCTCCTCTTTTAGCAATCTCATCTGTGACTGCAGAGACGTATCTCCTCTGCTCATCCAAAATCATGTCCAATTGCCTATTAAGCTGTTTGATTTCAAGATGAATTCGATTCTGCCCCTCAAAGATTTGCCTCAGTTCACGATCACTTACAGTTTCAAAAAGATCCTCTGCTgctaagaaaaaaagcacaggtaGTTCTTACATACATGCATTCCTCATAAGTTGCATTGCATCATTTTTCTTGCACCCTTAAAGTTTCCACGTGgatatactttttttcctgtaatttgatATATCTGGTGTTTATTTATCACCACTGCCATGGCAAAAGATACCCAAATGGGATCAGAATGACTGAATAGAGATAACCACACATTCAAACCCAGACCCCATCTTAGAGTTCCTATTTCAATACTTGGGTAACGTGCAACATAAAATGGAAACAGGATGCTGTTGTTATTAGGAGGCAGCTATCTTTGCATGAGCTAGCATTGTATTACCAACTATCCTTCACAAGAGATTTGCAGGTATTAAGTAACAGCtactttttagaaaaagtaaGCTCAAAAAAGTAGCTTGAAATAGAGAAGTGAGTGCACATTTTGAGTGAGTTCCTCTGCAGCTTCAACATCATCAGAAAGAAGAAAGTCCAAAAgactctgacaaaaaaaaattattatttcttatcAATGGAAGGCTGGACAATATTTCAAAAACACAGATGAAGATAAAATGATGTAGGACCTTTAGAACAGTTGTAACTTATCACTATGCAAAAAAGGATGACAACCTGAAATGTCAGGTCTAGATGCCTAAAGCACATTCCCAATATGTGTGCAAATACAGTTAACTGAATCCACAAAGGTAAGAAATAGACTGgcttccactgtattttcaaataagCAGATTCTTTTTTGcccagctttttaaaaacaaaacaaaacaaaccccaacccacgcaaacaaacaaaatccccacCATGTTCCACAGCAGAACAATCAAAGTCAAAGCACTTTGGCTAAATGCTCAAAAGAGTGGGCAACAGTCACTATTGTAATTTtcctaaattaaatataatttgaaacCAGTGGAAAAACGCTGCTCAGTCCGAAATATCTTTAAACCAATACTTGCTGAGAGCTACTGATGTGTGGTACCAAAAGTGGAAAGGGCAATTCTGTCTTACCCAGCCAAACTTATCAATTTTTTATCAATagcttaaaatgtaaaaataaaggcCATGGTTTTTAAGAACATCAAGCTGGAAATCTGGTTATTAGCCAACCTGAATACCAGCACTGAATGCCAGCTAAGGCTGTGGTGCTGAAGTGTCCAATATTAGGCAAGcattaaaaagcttttccaaGTAAGCACATGTTCCAGCATATCCACTAGCCCATCTTTAATAACCACCCATAAaacaagatggggggggggagtgggggggggggggggggggggaaatgtttgTTATGAATGTGCAAGAACAGACCAAAAAGATGACCTTTCAAATAACCAAAAATGCCATGCTTCCTTAATTATCACTTTACAGAAGGATGCATGATCTTCTCTCCCTTCTACTATCGTTCCCATCATGTTTCcgtttgtttattttgttctcaATCCAGGCATGACAAAAGGGACTTtatatttcagaaaacactttacaaacaaaagacaaaagaTCCTTAAATGAAGTAAATAACATCAGTAGGAGCTTAGTAAGATCAATCAGAGTATCAGGCCCTAGTTCTGGACATCCCggaaagcaaatgttttccttgACAACTGAAAAACCGCTCAAATAACTTGCCTGGCTGTCCTTGCACATCAGGATGTTCCTTTtgaaattcttccttctttttatccAATTCTTGTTGAAAGTGTTCAAACTCTTCTTGATACTTCTCTTTATCTTTTTGAGGAATTTCTGCCTCTGGTGTTGGCTTTAAAACATTattgggggaggggtgggggagagagaggcagggaagagATTTTGTTCATATTCTCCACCACTCCAAGAAGGCTGTTCAGATTTCAGATTTGAGGACATAACACAATTAGTGGAGTACATTAATATATTAAGTTGAAGTGAGAAACTAGACATTACTATGGAGACCCATAGCTTTTTCCTAACATATGCATACTTTctgtgattaaaaagaaatcaagtttTATAAGGATAGATACTGTTTAGCAGTACAGAACTGTTCTAGAGGTACAGGATGTTGAAAGCAAGAACAGATTATTTGTCCACTTTCCAAACAAAGCGGactttttagtttgctttctctGCATGTTTTGATTTAACATGGGGATCTTTGTTGATTCAGCGTTCCTTCAAGAATTCTGGTcttgaaaatgttaattaaacaTTACAGTATTAGTCTCATTTTTCTTAAACAGATGACAGCACAGCTACATGCCAAAATCCTGAAACTGGGATGCCAAGTATGACTTCAGAGGAAATGCCATAACCCAGTGCTACATATAAAACATACAATAATATATTTTACTAATTATGCATAAAGATGCTTACTACTTCCTTCCCAGGCTCAGTCAGCTGGAAGGTCAGAAAAGACAGGACATCATGATCATCTGTAttcaacaaacaaaacaaaaaaacactgttAATTGCTACTGCTACACATTACAAATCCTTGTACTTCCCAAGTCAACCTTGcactttcaaagtattttcaggCAACAGCATGCTCTTGAAGTCCTTGCAAGAGTTTATGCATTGAAGAATGAGACCGCACAATGTCTCTGTCACGGCAAATCAGAAGACTTTCTGCCCTAGTCAGGAAAAGGCCTAAGCATATCAGTAatttgggaaaggaaaggatTAATTACATCATCATGGTCAAAAACTGGTATAATGGATCTATActagcagtaaaaaaaaccccaaaccctctcttGCAAGCCCTGCAAGTCCCCACACCATTTGTCACAATTTTTAACATATGCTACCTGCAAGGCCCCCTGTTGCTGCAGATATTCCAAAATATCCTTGTGATGGCAACACCATATCTTCCACTTTTGCACAAAATTCATAGTCTTCTTTATCCGGAGTAAAGCCATTGTTAATTAATACCTAAAAGGATAAACACTTAAAATTTTTACCACATAAATCTATTTGTGTTAATTGCTTTGTCAGTTTACAGTAATGGTCACAAATCCAATTTATCAGGTAATTCAGCAGCTGGTACTAGAAACcaaaaactatttattttctgaaaggcACTTTTTACAAAGAAAACGCATAAGCTTTctattttacaaaggaaaaagaggcCTGATTCAAGGTTCGGCATGAACAAAACTCAACATTTTCTATTCATCACCTACAAGGAAATATCACATAGAATTTGtacatatataaaatgtattcatttcagtttcaagaagcagcaagacaaattAGTGCATGGAAATGAATATATGGGGGAAAGCAGTACCATCAGGAGAGGTGAAGGTAAGCCAAGGGACAGCACCCTAATGCCTGAGGGTGCTAGTGGGAGCATTTATGCTGTTCCAGGGAGCGCTGAGGGTTTaggagcacatctgaaatgcttgtacaccaACACATGCAGTATAAGCAACAAACAGCACAAACTGGAAGGGTTCGTACGTTCCCAGAGCTACAATGTCATTggtattagtgagacttggtgAAATGAGTCCCACAAAtggagtgctgggatggaagACTATGGGCTATTCAGGAtggacaggcagggcaggcgTTGCACTGTATGTAATGGAGAGGTTTGACTGTACAGCCCTTACCTATGCTTAGAGGTGACATGGTTGGGAGCCTGTGGGTGAGGATTAGgaggatggaaaacaaagcagatgtcGTTGTGGGCACCCACTATTgatcacccagccaggatgatagcactgatgagttattttataggcaattaggagaaatctcTGGATCAGTAGTCCTTGTCTttatgggagatttcaacttcccaggcATCAACTGGGAATACCATACTGCTGTGACAAACAAGTCTGGGAAACTTCTGAAGAGGAAGGTAACTTCTCATCACAAGTgctcagtgagccaactaggaaagatgccctcctagattAGTTTGTGAATAGAGGAGGACTTGTGGGACgtgtgatggtaggtggctgttTTGGCCACAGCAGTCACAAATTTTTGGTATAATGAGAAAAAAGGTCAccagagttgctaccctggatttcaacagagcaaactttaagctaccCTGGGTCCATAAGTGTtgtcggggtgtgtgtgtgtgtgtgtgtgtgtgtgtgtgtttgttttttgtttgtttttcttttaagaaccTTGTAGAGAAGCAGGCAATCCGATCATGTCAAAAGTCAAGCGAGCAGGGCAGAcaaccagcttggctgaacagtgAATCCTCTTGGAACTCAAGAGGAAAAAGTAATTGTAtatctctggaagcaaggtcaggcttcacaggaagattacagagctgtggtttgcatatgcagggagaagacacaaaaGACCAAAGCTCAACAgggttgaaactggccagtgttgcgtcagacaacaagaaaggatttttaattatgttaataTCAGGACGAGATCCAAGGAAAACATTGGACCAATACTTGTTAAAGATGGTCACCTGacaaatagggatgaagaaaagatGGAGGCATTAAACTCTTTTTGTGCCCCAGTCTGTACTAATTCTGATAGAacttgggctgcctggtcctctGATTTGGAGGACCTCGGCTGCATGAGCCGTGCCTTTCCATTTATGGACACTGAAATTATAAGGGACCAGTTTATTGGCTGAATGTTTGTAAGTccatggggccagatgggattcACCCCAGAGTAttgaaggagctagcagatgttacagcaggaccctctcaatcatctaccaaaggtcttgggagtctgggggaGGTCACCGCTGACTGGTAACTAGCCAACATTATTCCAATGAACAggaagggtgtgagggaagacccagaaaactacagacctgttagtctaacctcagtgcCTGGAAAAATTATGGCAAAGATGATACTGAGTGCTATGGAAAGGCATCTAAAGAACAaagcaatcatcaggcacagtcaacatgggttcacgaAGGGGAAGTCCTGTCTAATTAATTTGATATCCTATGATAAGGTCAtccacctagtggatgaagggaaggtggtagatgtagttcttctggatttcagcaaggcttttgatactgtccctcccAGTATCCTTCTAgacaagttgtccagctgtgagatgagcaggttcatggtgcgctgggtgaagaactggctgaacagcagggctcaaagggttgtagtgaatggggctacatctggctgatGACTGGTCACCAGTGGtgctcctcagggctcaattctagggccagtacTGTTCAACATtgttatcaatgatctggatgcaggagttgaatgcaccttTAGTAAGTTTGCTGACaatactaaactgggaggtgctgttgactcaagggacaagaggccttgcagaggtatctagatagattggagcattgggcaatcatcaatggcatgaaatttacCAAGAACAAACGTTGGATTCTGCACCTCAGAGAGTATCACTGGACACAATATAAACTGGCAGAGGAGtagctggggagcagccctgcaaaaAGGGATCTGGGCATGCTGGTTGACAGTAGGCTCGACATGAGTTAGCAGTGTGTCCCAGcggccaagagggcaaaccacatcctggggtgcattaaacatagtataaccagctggtcaagagAGGGGcttatcccactgtattcagcactggtgcagcctcaccttgagtactgtgggcctcacagttttaaaaaggatgttaaggtacttgaatgcTGAGAAGGTCAACAAAGCTGATGACAAGACTGGAAGGCATGACCTGTAAGGAGTggctaaggactctgggtttgtctagtttggagaaaaggaggccaaggggtgacctcattgctctctacagcctCCTGAGGAGGGCATgtagagagggaggtgctgagctcttttccctgggatccagtgataggacacatgggaatggttcaaagctgtgccaggggaggtttagactggacattaggaagcatttctttacagaaagggtggtcaaacactggaacaggcttcctagagaggtggtcgatgcctcGTGCCTGTCAGCGTTTAAGAgccatttggacaatgcccttaatagtatgttttaacttttggtcagcctgGAAGTGGTTAGGCAGTTGGACTAGaagatcgttgtaggtcccttccaaatggaattattctgttctattctaaaaCTGATCATAGCATAATAATAGCAACTCTGGTTCAAGAAATCCCTGACTCGGGGATCACTAAAGGCCAGTCTATCAAAAGTATACATCCCAAAAAGGTTCTGGGCAACACAAATTTTTGGTCTGATCTAGAAGAGTCATCCCTTACTGTTGTTAGGTTGATTCTAAGCTTCAGAGAGATTCTCTCTTCCTCTACGGATACATTTGCAGGACTGCTAAAGTTAGCAACAACATCTGGgccagaggagttcctagataaggCATCAGGAACCAGCCGCATTCAAAAACACAGCAGCCTAGGAGactgtaatttaattttcattcaagagTAACAGGTAGCTTTTACCATTACAACACAGTACAAGGTCCACTCTCTTTTGGGTGCATTCATGTTTACTTTTAGAGAAACTTTTACTACAAAATGACAGCTGTGTGTTTTATGGCTAATACCTATCAATAGCACCTTTTCAGAAATCGGAAGCCAAGAAACACACACTTCATAGCTGTCACAACCCAGCACcacattagtatttttttctccttatctaAAAGGAATTCACAATCATCTGAATATTAGAAAAATCTTAAAGACTCTGTTATACCAGTGGTTTTCTACCTTCTTTAATCTTCAAAGCCCTACTACTTCTTGGAGGTGGAAAGCCTCAAGTAACAAGTTTAAATCTACTGCCAAAGAGTGAGCTTCAGTTTTTTAGTCACATTTCAAGAACCTTTTACAATCAACTACAAAACCCTCTGCAGGTCTCAGATCAACTTGAGAAAAACCGTTCAAATTAAGGAGCTGCTCAACCACTTGGAAGCTGAGGAACAGATTCTGGCTTTGGGACACCTCTACAGGCAAGTCAACAGCAACAGAAGGGTCTGAGCACATAGGAGTATGTTAGCATGACTAACTCCTAAGTAACATTAGAAAAATCAGCAGTACCTGCTGAGTCAGCTCAGGAAACTACAGATGCACTAACGCAGCTACAAGAACTTGTCTAGCATTTGAACATACTGCACCTCCTTCCAACTTCTGCTACTGAGCTCAACATTTTCAAGAATATTGGAATTAAAATACAGGGTCTTTGGGTTTTCACATAGTTGCAACAATCTCATGCTTAAAAAGCTGAGAAACATGAGTAATTACGTTATTTCAGAGTACTTACAGTCAATGTTTTTTGGTAGTATGTTATCTTTACTCGAACAGGATAGGGCTTGTTACGAAAGTCCCTCTGACAGGACGCCAATGCTTGCGTTGAACCATCACTATGCAAGAAGACAACTTGCATAAAACTATATCTTATGATTTATCAGCTAAGACAAAAAAGCATCAATGTATCACTAAGCAACATCATGGTAAGTTTTTCAATatgcaagtttttaaaaagctgtccCACAACTGCACTGAGCTTTTCTGAAGTCTGGGATCAACAGTACTAGATGCTTTACACAGGACACGATATAGACAGAATGAAGTAACGGGGAAATCTGTTTGCTTCTAAGATACATTCCCACACCTGTGAACTGAGATGGAAATAAGCTACAGTCTAGACTGCACCAACTAAGCTAGACATCTCTCTTCTCAGAGAATCCAAAGAGATGTCAGTTGTGCTGTTGACAATAAACAATCAGAAATCAAAATTAAGCCAATTAATTTTAGTAACAGGCAATTAGCTTTCAGTTAGTTAGTTACTTCTGTCAATTATTAGCTGTGTGTGGAGGATACCCATAAGCAACGAAGAGGTAAAAAGTTTGTACCTCCATTTATCTGAGTTCACTCATCCCAAAGGGCATATGCTATTTAAATATCCATCAGTTGTCTATTTCTGTGCTGTTACTGCCAAAACAGTGTTTTAACAAATAGAAAAACTCAAATGTAAAGGCAATGAAGTTTCATATGAAAGAAACCTTCATAATGTTTCTCAAAGAGCTTCATGCAACATTTCATCATTCAAAAGCAAATGTTCATCATTAACACGGAAAATAAACTTACTTCTGATGGTCATACAGAAGTTTTCCATTGTTGCCTACAACAATCACTCCAGGATTGtttttctagaaaaagaaatagcaaacaaATGAAATAGTTTAATTTGAAGTGAAATATAAGTAACATCACTGATAGACTTTCTGCAATAAAGCACCTAAAGTCATTACACTACATATACACCACAGATGTTTTTTATTCTTTCCGTACTTGAGGATTACATAAGTGCCATGCTGCATGTTTTTCAAGAGACTGCTACATTCTTTGCATAGTTAAgggtgaaaaaacccacaaattaagTCCCTGGATATACTACCAATTACTatactttgaaaaatacagaaatattacttTCTCCTATTTGTGGCTTTTATATGCAGTGAAGATACAGGTCTTGAAACTAATAGATGGCTTAACACACCCAACTTTGGCTACCTAACACTGGGAAAAACATCCAGACAGACACTATGTTGACATTCTACTGACCTTGTCAGTCATTAGAAAAACCTCAGGAGCTATCTGTCAGAGACTAAACAAAGTCTGTTGAACACATCCTCAGTTATTTAAATTGTTAGAGGATGAGAACAAGCTAAAATTATAATGGCAGAACAGATTTACAGTGCTATTCCAGTTGCCTCCAGGAGTTTATGAAGCAAACTCCAGTTTTTACAAGAGCAGAAGATTTCAGAGTtcatctctcttcccccttcaaCATTTCAATTCAACATCTCCTAAAATGTGCTCATTTTGGCTGGGATTGAGTTACATTTCTTCGCAATAGATtatatggggctatgttttggatttatgatgaaaacagtgttgataacacagcaatgttttagttattgcttaCACAGCCttagggccttttctgcttctcacagtcccccaccagcaaggaggctgggggtgcacaagaagttgtgaggggacacagctgggacagctgaccccaactgaccaagggACATCCCAGATCATATGGCATCATGCTCGGCCAtaaaaaagctgggggaagaaggaggaagcaggggacactcagagttatggcatttgtcttccaaaCTTCCCCACTTGTTAcaagtgatggagccctgctgtcctggagacggctgaacacctgcctggcaattggaagtagtgaatgaattccttgttttgctttgcttgagcgcacagcttttgctctacctattaaactgtgtttatctcaacccacaagttttctcacttttagccttctgattttctccctcatcccatcAGGGGgtagcaagcaagcagctgtgtggtgcttagctgcctactggggttaaacgACGACATAAAGGAATATACTGTCCCACTAGACAGATCGCCTgctcttaagaaaagaaaacaacactcAGACTTCAAGAATTCAAGAAATAACATCCTTCTCAATTCACAGTGGTGGGGTAGGGTGGTcctttgtcttaaaaaaaacccagcacaaccAAActatctgtttcttttccttcatcacATGGATTGTGACAACAATAGAACAGTACACCAGTATACACAAATACACCAGTGTTTCTAGTCCTCAGCAATGGAGTTCGGTTAGCTTAATTGCTTTGGCATCAGTATTATCTGCTCAGTACCACTGGAATGCTTTAATGTCATCTTCttgctgtttatttcagtttaataacaataatattgaaTTAGTTCAGAGCATACTTGCATATATTCTCCACAAAGCATGTACAAACAGTTCAATTTCAAAGCATTCATGAAAGCAACCCAAGCCTAATCTAACTTAGAGCATAGTAGACAGCTACTAACAAGAGTATTTAATGCTAATGGTCAATGGGCAGTCCAATTTCTGCTGGGGACCATGTCTGCATGCAAGCATGTACAAGAACTTGAAAGATAGTAGAGAATCCAAAGTGGGGAATAACTTCTCATTTTTTGCCTCTAAAGGTCACAGGAAAGATGTGCTGTAAACTCTTGTGACATTTAGTGTGGTTCTTACTATTTCAGGTGTTCGAAGctatgaaattttatttctttttttaaaaagctcttgtCACTACTTctacagggaaataaaaattcaacTCTAGTATAACCGACAACcttggaaggaagaggaaaaaaggctttGCAGTTTTTAGATCAGCATCATAAGCAGGGTGCTATGAGTTGGCACTACTAGATGGATTCTACTTCTGGATGCTAGCATATTAGGCTAAGGACCAGTTACAACACCAAACATCTTCCAGTGAACGCACTGAAACAGCAACAAGAAGAATTTCTCCATACTGGGACTGAAGAAAGTAACAggttgtcattaaaaaaaaaaaaaaaaaaaaaagtcttacaaacTCCAGTATTTAAGACGCATCAGACCAAAACAGGCATGAAGTGACACATCATCAATTTCTATAAAAGGGTTTCATACCACACTGACTAAACTTGTCATGATCAGAGTCCCAGTGCTATCAAATTCTAGCAGCAGTGTCATCCACATGCAATTTTTGGTAGATGGCATCTTCAGCCAGCTAAACTACAAGTGTGTCCATATTCATGccagaagtcaggaaaaaaaaaaaaaaaaaaaaaaaaaggtgggggagaGGATTAAAAAATTCTTAATAAGTTGAACAACACTAATTCTATGTCTTGTCTTTGAAGATCAGAAACATAAACATCACCTTCAGTCTTTTAACTTTTATATATGATGAAGTTTGCTGTATATCAAAAGCCATCTGTAGGAAAAAAGCTTGTACACCTACAAAAATGTATCTAAAACATCTAAAAACAAGCCAAAGTAgtgcaggaaaagcaaaaaaagcaaacctacTATGTACTGTTAAAGTTTCCCAGGATCATTCTGGACTGAAAAACTAGAATTTCAAAACAGCAACTGTCACCCCCATCTGCTACAGAATTTTTGCTGCTGAACTACTCAAGGCAGATTTGTTTCAAGAAAAAGAGCATCTGTGAAGACAGACATAGAAATTTGTGCTTTCACAGTGTCATATTTTGGTACAATATGCCTCCTCCAAAGCACAGGCCTTCAGATATATCAACATTTCAAATTGTGCCTGGACATTCCAAATTTCAGCTTGTACATAAATGCATGGTATTTTCCCTCCAAACCTTATACATGAACCAATGTTCAGTGGAGGTTCACTATGCGTTCAActttgaagcttaaaaaaaaaaagtgtgaaaaagccaagaaaaaattCTATAAGGGAAACTTGACTATTTTAATTTATCCCTTTGAAGTGAAGGGGGGGAGAGCAAGAAAAtaacatcttatttttttctacaaagttATATGTACAAAACAGGcaggaaattaatttataatCTTTGCTAGAAGCGTTTGCTTCTGACTAACCTTTCCATCATTGTCAAAGGAATCAAAGAAAATTCCAACACCGTTCCACTTATCAGCTGCCCCGAAAACAGGACCTTCCAAGCCTTGCTCTTCTGTAAACCAGATTGCCTATTACAGGAAGCAAGTAAGAGTCATGTCAAGATGCAGTTTTTAAAGCATATCTACTTCTTCTTAGTTAGATCAAATTCTGAATACCAGTCCATCAGCGCCAATGCGGCCTCTTCCTGTAACTCGAAAGGTCACTTCGACTTCCCAGTATTCAAATATTGACTTGGTTTTTGTCCACACTGACCCTCTTTGGCTTTTCAAAGACGTTGTTATACGAATCTGATCTGCACT harbors:
- the LMAN1 gene encoding protein ERGIC-53 isoform X1 — encoded protein: MAARAQRGGLAAVLLAGALLAFGRLPLALGQAAAGGSTAAAAAAAAAVPHRRFEYKYSFKGPHLVQADGTVPFWVHTGNAIPSADQIRITTSLKSQRGSVWTKTKSIFEYWEVEVTFRVTGRGRIGADGLAIWFTEEQGLEGPVFGAADKWNGVGIFFDSFDNDGKKNNPGVIVVGNNGKLLYDHQNDGSTQALASCQRDFRNKPYPVRVKITYYQKTLTVLINNGFTPDKEDYEFCAKVEDMVLPSQGYFGISAATGGLADDHDVLSFLTFQLTEPGKEVPTPEAEIPQKDKEKYQEEFEHFQQELDKKKEEFQKEHPDVQGQPAAEDLFETVSDRELRQIFEGQNRIHLEIKQLNRQLDMILDEQRRYVSAVTDEIAKRGAGFPSQQGQVSQQEIETLVKTQEEVIRQVNEIRNSMADTLRLISGAQHPGSAAGIYETTQHFNDIKEHLHVVKRDIEHLVQRNMPPSEKSKCPDLPPFPSCLSTMHFFIFVVVQTVLFIGYIMYRSQQEAAAKKFF
- the LMAN1 gene encoding protein ERGIC-53 isoform X2, which encodes MAARAQRGGLAAVLLAGALLAFGRLPLALGQAAAGGSTAAAAAAAAAVPHRRFEYKYSFKGPHLVQADGTVPFWVHTGNAIPSADQIRITTSLKSQRGSVWTKTKSIFEYWEVEVTFRVTGRGRIGADGLAIWFTEEQGLEGPVFGAADKWNGVGIFFDSFDNDGKKNNPGVIVVGNNGKLLYDHQNDGSTQALASCQRDFRNKPYPVRVKITYYQKTLTVLINNGFTPDKEDYEFCAKVEDMVLPSQGYFGISAATGGLADDHDVLSFLTFQLTEPGKEVPTPEAEIPQKDKEKYQEEFEHFQQELDKKKEEFQKEHPDVQGQPAEDLFETVSDRELRQIFEGQNRIHLEIKQLNRQLDMILDEQRRYVSAVTDEIAKRGAGFPSQQGQVSQQEIETLVKTQEEVIRQVNEIRNSMADTLRLISGAQHPGSAAGIYETTQHFNDIKEHLHVVKRDIEHLVQRNMPPSEKSKCPDLPPFPSCLSTMHFFIFVVVQTVLFIGYIMYRSQQEAAAKKFF